A portion of the Carya illinoinensis cultivar Pawnee chromosome 11, C.illinoinensisPawnee_v1, whole genome shotgun sequence genome contains these proteins:
- the LOC122281373 gene encoding probable copper-transporting ATPase HMA5 isoform X2: MTCTSCSSTIESALKAIPGVQKAQVALATEEAEVHYSPKSVRYHKLLEAIENTGFEAILIRTGEDISKIELKVDGVDNDHETRMIEKSLQELPGVQEIVTYRELNKISISYKPDMTGPRTFISVIESTGSGRVKARIYPKGGGREARRKKEIKQYYRLFLWSLVFTIPVFLTSMVFMYIPGIRHVLDAKVVNMLTVGMVVRLELSTPVQFIIGRRFYIGSYKALRHGSANMDVLIVLGTNAAYFYSVYSLLRSAYSKDFKGTDFFETSSMLISFILLGKYLEILAKGKTSEAIAKLMDLTPATVISLTLDSEGNVVSEQEIDGRLVQKNDVIKVIPGAKVASDGYVLRGESHVNESMITGEARPVAKRKGDTVIGGTVNENGVLYIRATRVGSESVLSQIVRLVESAQMAKAPVQKFADRVSKYFVPMVIILSFSTWLSWFFAGKFHAYPKSWITSSMSGFELALQFGISVMVIACPCALGLATPTAVMVGTGVGASQGVLIKGGQALENAHKVNCIVFDKTGTLTVGKPMVVNTRLLTNMLLQDFYILIAATEVNSEHPLAKAIVEYAKNFVEDKENPAWPEARDFISITGHGVKAVVQNREIIVGNKSLILDQNIAIPSDAEDILAKAEALAHTGILVSIDREVAGVLAISDPLKPGAREVITILRSMNIRSIVMTGDNWGTANSIAKEVGIETVIAEAKPEDKAEKVRDFQGSGYTVAMVGDGINDSPALVAADVGMAIGAGTDIAIEAADIVLMKNNLEDVITAIDLSRKTFSRIRLNYVWALGYNLLGIPIAAGALYPFIGLRLPPWIAGAAMAASSVSVVCSSLLLKYYTVPRKLEMHGIKIE; encoded by the exons ATGACTTGCACCTCTTGCTCCTCCACTATTGAATCAGCTCTGAAAGCAATTCCAGGAGTACAAAAGGCCCAAGTGGCCTTGGCAACTGAAGAAGCAGAAGTTCATTATAGTCCCAAGTCTGTGAGATATCATAAACTGTTGGAAGCCATAGAAAACACTGGATTTGAAGCCATTCTTATTCGTACTGGGGAAGACATAAGCAAGATTGAGCTTAAAGTTGATGGTGTAGACAATGATCATGAAACAAGAATGATTGAAAAGTCTCTCCAAGAACTCCCAGGGGTTCAAGAGATAGTCACATACCGTGAACTCAACAAAATTTCCATATCCTACAAACCAGATATGACTGGTCCCAGAACTTTCATCAGTGTCATTGAGTCTACTGGGAGTGGACGTGTTAAAGCAAGGATATACCCGAAAGGAGGGGGAAGAGAAGCCCGTagaaagaaggaaattaagcagTATTATAGATTATTTTTATGGAGTTTGGTTTTTACGATTCCAGTATTTCTAACATCCATGGTTTTCATGTACATCCCTGGAATTAGGCATGTATTAGATGCCAAAGTAGTCAACATGTTGACTGTTGGAATGGTTGTGAGGTTGGAGCTATCTACTCCAGTACAGTTTATAATAGGCCGGAGATTCTACATTGGATCCTATAAAGCTTTGCGCCATGGTTCTGCTAATATGGATGTTCTGATCGTCTTGGGAACAAATGCAGCCTACTTCTATTCTGTCTACTCCTTGTTAAGGTCTGCTTATTCTAAAGATTTCAAGGGTACAGATTTCTTTGAGACTAGCTCGATGCTTATCTCATTCATTCTGCTCGGGAAGTACCTGGAGATTTTGGCTAAAGGAAAGACATCAGAGGCCATTGCCAAGCTTATGGACTTGACTCCTGCGACAGTAATATCGTTAACTCTGGACAGTGAAGGAAATGTGGTGAGCGAACAAGAAATTGATGGTCGGTTAGTACAGAAGAATGACGTGATTAAAGTTATCCCAGGTGCCAAAGTAGCTTCGGATGGTTATGTTCTGCGGGGAGAAAGTCACGTAAATGAGAGCATGATAACCGGAGAAGCACGGCCAGTGGCAAAGAGGAAGGGAGACACGGTGATTGGAGGAACTGTGAATGAAAATGGAGTGTTGTACATTAGAGCAACACGAGTAGGATCAGAGAGTGTTCTTTCACAGATTGTTCGACTTGTTGAGTCAGCTCAGATGGCTAAAGCTCCAGTCCAGAAATTTGCTGACCGTGTTTCCAAATACTTTGTGCCCATG GTCATTatactttcattttcaacttGGTTATCCTGGTTTTTTGCTGGAAAGTTCCATGCCTACCCAAAATCTTGGATAACATCTTCCATGAGTGGCTTTGAGCTTGCACTTCAGTTTGGGATCTCTGTCATGGTCATAGCCTGCCCTTGTGCCCTAGGCCTAGCAACTCCAACTGCTGTTATGGTTGGTACTGGAGTTGGCGCTTCACAAGGTGTACTAATTAAAGGAGGCCAAGCTTTAGAAAATGCACATAAG GTGAACTGCATTGTGTTTGATAAGACAGGCACTCTCACGGTTGGGAAACCAATGGTCGTTAACACACGACTGCTGACAAACATGTTGCTTCAAGATTTCTACATTCTCATTGCTGCAACAGAG GTGAACAGTGAGCACCCATTAGCCAAGGCCATAGTGGAGTATGCCAAGAACTTTGTAGAAGATAAAGAGAATCCTGCCTGGCCAGAAGCAAGAGACTTTATCTCCATTACCGGCCATGGAGTGAAAGCTGTTGTTCAAAACAGGGAAATAATTGTGGGAAACAAGAGCTTGATTTTGGACCAGAACATTGCAATTCCATCGGATGCTGAAGATATACTTGCAAAAGCTGAAGCGTTGGCCCATACTGGGATTCTCGTATCTATAGATAGGGAAGTGGCTGGAGTTCTAGCCATATCTGATCCACTTAAACCAGGTGCTCGAGAAGTCATTACCATTCTCAGGTCTATGAACATTAGGAGCATAGTGATGACAGGTGACAATTGGGGTACTGCCAATTCCATTGCCAAGGAAGTTGGAATTGAAACTGTTATTGCAGAAGCCAAACCAGAGGATAAAGCAGAGAAAGTGAGAGATTTTCAG GGTTCAGGCTACACTGTGGCAATGGTGGGAGATGGCATAAACGACTCACCAGCACTTGTGGCCGCAGATGTTGGAATGGCAATTGGAGCTGGCACAGACATTGCAATTGAGGCAGCTGACATTGTTCTCATGAAGAACAACTTGGAGGATGTGATAACTGCCATTGATCTTTCCAGGAAAACTTTCTCACGCATTCGTCTAAACTATGTCTGGGCTTTGGGATATAATCTGCTTGGCATCCCAATTGCTGCTGGGGCCCTTTATCCATTCATTGGACTTCGTTTGCCACCATGGATTGCTGGAGCTGCAATGGCTGCCTCTTCTGTCAGCGTTGTATGCAGCTCCCTCTTGTTGAAGTATTACACGGTACCTCGGAAGCTGGAGATGCATGGAATAAAGATCGAGTAA
- the LOC122281373 gene encoding probable copper-transporting ATPase HMA5 isoform X3, whose amino-acid sequence MQRPGSRPPPDQAKAIFAVFGTTCSAGAGSVENAVKRLPGIREAVVDVLNNRAQVLYNPCSVNEDRIRETIESSGFQAKLINDDTNERSTQICKIHINGMTCTSCSSTIESALKAIPGVQKAQVALATEEAEVHYSPKSVRYHKLLEAIENTGFEAILIRTGEDISKIELKVDGVDNDHETRMIEKSLQELPGVQEIVTYRELNKISISYKPDMTGPRTFISVIESTGSGRVKARIYPKGGGREARRKKEIKQYYRLFLWSLVFTIPVFLTSMVFMYIPGIRHVLDAKVVNMLTVGMVVRLELSTPVQFIIGRRFYIGSYKALRHGSANMDVLIVLGTNAAYFYSVYSLLRSAYSKDFKGTDFFETSSMLISFILLGKYLEILAKGKTSEAIAKLMDLTPATVISLTLDSEGNVVSEQEIDGRLVQKNDVIKVIPGAKVASDGYVLRGESHVNESMITGEARPVAKRKGDTVIGGTVNENGVLYIRATRVGSESVLSQIVRLVESAQMAKAPVQKFADRVSKYFVPMVNSEHPLAKAIVEYAKNFVEDKENPAWPEARDFISITGHGVKAVVQNREIIVGNKSLILDQNIAIPSDAEDILAKAEALAHTGILVSIDREVAGVLAISDPLKPGAREVITILRSMNIRSIVMTGDNWGTANSIAKEVGIETVIAEAKPEDKAEKVRDFQGSGYTVAMVGDGINDSPALVAADVGMAIGAGTDIAIEAADIVLMKNNLEDVITAIDLSRKTFSRIRLNYVWALGYNLLGIPIAAGALYPFIGLRLPPWIAGAAMAASSVSVVCSSLLLKYYTVPRKLEMHGIKIE is encoded by the exons ATGCAGCGTCCGGGTTCCAGGCCACCGCCTGATCAGGCAAAGGCCATCTTCGCAGTCTTTGGCACTACGTGCTCGGCGGGGGCTGGATCGGTAGAGAATGCCGTCAAGCGGCTGCCGGGAATACGTGAGGCCGTGGTTGATGTTCTTAATAATAGGGCCCAAGTCCTCTACAACCCATGTTCTGTCAAT GAGGATAGAATACGTGAGACAATTGAAAGTTCTGGTTTTCAAGCTAAATTGATCAATGATGACACAAATGAGAGATCCACTCAAATATGCAAAATACACATAAATGGAATGACTTGCACCTCTTGCTCCTCCACTATTGAATCAGCTCTGAAAGCAATTCCAGGAGTACAAAAGGCCCAAGTGGCCTTGGCAACTGAAGAAGCAGAAGTTCATTATAGTCCCAAGTCTGTGAGATATCATAAACTGTTGGAAGCCATAGAAAACACTGGATTTGAAGCCATTCTTATTCGTACTGGGGAAGACATAAGCAAGATTGAGCTTAAAGTTGATGGTGTAGACAATGATCATGAAACAAGAATGATTGAAAAGTCTCTCCAAGAACTCCCAGGGGTTCAAGAGATAGTCACATACCGTGAACTCAACAAAATTTCCATATCCTACAAACCAGATATGACTGGTCCCAGAACTTTCATCAGTGTCATTGAGTCTACTGGGAGTGGACGTGTTAAAGCAAGGATATACCCGAAAGGAGGGGGAAGAGAAGCCCGTagaaagaaggaaattaagcagTATTATAGATTATTTTTATGGAGTTTGGTTTTTACGATTCCAGTATTTCTAACATCCATGGTTTTCATGTACATCCCTGGAATTAGGCATGTATTAGATGCCAAAGTAGTCAACATGTTGACTGTTGGAATGGTTGTGAGGTTGGAGCTATCTACTCCAGTACAGTTTATAATAGGCCGGAGATTCTACATTGGATCCTATAAAGCTTTGCGCCATGGTTCTGCTAATATGGATGTTCTGATCGTCTTGGGAACAAATGCAGCCTACTTCTATTCTGTCTACTCCTTGTTAAGGTCTGCTTATTCTAAAGATTTCAAGGGTACAGATTTCTTTGAGACTAGCTCGATGCTTATCTCATTCATTCTGCTCGGGAAGTACCTGGAGATTTTGGCTAAAGGAAAGACATCAGAGGCCATTGCCAAGCTTATGGACTTGACTCCTGCGACAGTAATATCGTTAACTCTGGACAGTGAAGGAAATGTGGTGAGCGAACAAGAAATTGATGGTCGGTTAGTACAGAAGAATGACGTGATTAAAGTTATCCCAGGTGCCAAAGTAGCTTCGGATGGTTATGTTCTGCGGGGAGAAAGTCACGTAAATGAGAGCATGATAACCGGAGAAGCACGGCCAGTGGCAAAGAGGAAGGGAGACACGGTGATTGGAGGAACTGTGAATGAAAATGGAGTGTTGTACATTAGAGCAACACGAGTAGGATCAGAGAGTGTTCTTTCACAGATTGTTCGACTTGTTGAGTCAGCTCAGATGGCTAAAGCTCCAGTCCAGAAATTTGCTGACCGTGTTTCCAAATACTTTGTGCCCATG GTGAACAGTGAGCACCCATTAGCCAAGGCCATAGTGGAGTATGCCAAGAACTTTGTAGAAGATAAAGAGAATCCTGCCTGGCCAGAAGCAAGAGACTTTATCTCCATTACCGGCCATGGAGTGAAAGCTGTTGTTCAAAACAGGGAAATAATTGTGGGAAACAAGAGCTTGATTTTGGACCAGAACATTGCAATTCCATCGGATGCTGAAGATATACTTGCAAAAGCTGAAGCGTTGGCCCATACTGGGATTCTCGTATCTATAGATAGGGAAGTGGCTGGAGTTCTAGCCATATCTGATCCACTTAAACCAGGTGCTCGAGAAGTCATTACCATTCTCAGGTCTATGAACATTAGGAGCATAGTGATGACAGGTGACAATTGGGGTACTGCCAATTCCATTGCCAAGGAAGTTGGAATTGAAACTGTTATTGCAGAAGCCAAACCAGAGGATAAAGCAGAGAAAGTGAGAGATTTTCAG GGTTCAGGCTACACTGTGGCAATGGTGGGAGATGGCATAAACGACTCACCAGCACTTGTGGCCGCAGATGTTGGAATGGCAATTGGAGCTGGCACAGACATTGCAATTGAGGCAGCTGACATTGTTCTCATGAAGAACAACTTGGAGGATGTGATAACTGCCATTGATCTTTCCAGGAAAACTTTCTCACGCATTCGTCTAAACTATGTCTGGGCTTTGGGATATAATCTGCTTGGCATCCCAATTGCTGCTGGGGCCCTTTATCCATTCATTGGACTTCGTTTGCCACCATGGATTGCTGGAGCTGCAATGGCTGCCTCTTCTGTCAGCGTTGTATGCAGCTCCCTCTTGTTGAAGTATTACACGGTACCTCGGAAGCTGGAGATGCATGGAATAAAGATCGAGTAA
- the LOC122281373 gene encoding probable copper-transporting ATPase HMA5 isoform X1: MQRPGSRPPPDQAKAIFAVFGTTCSAGAGSVENAVKRLPGIREAVVDVLNNRAQVLYNPCSVNEDRIRETIESSGFQAKLINDDTNERSTQICKIHINGMTCTSCSSTIESALKAIPGVQKAQVALATEEAEVHYSPKSVRYHKLLEAIENTGFEAILIRTGEDISKIELKVDGVDNDHETRMIEKSLQELPGVQEIVTYRELNKISISYKPDMTGPRTFISVIESTGSGRVKARIYPKGGGREARRKKEIKQYYRLFLWSLVFTIPVFLTSMVFMYIPGIRHVLDAKVVNMLTVGMVVRLELSTPVQFIIGRRFYIGSYKALRHGSANMDVLIVLGTNAAYFYSVYSLLRSAYSKDFKGTDFFETSSMLISFILLGKYLEILAKGKTSEAIAKLMDLTPATVISLTLDSEGNVVSEQEIDGRLVQKNDVIKVIPGAKVASDGYVLRGESHVNESMITGEARPVAKRKGDTVIGGTVNENGVLYIRATRVGSESVLSQIVRLVESAQMAKAPVQKFADRVSKYFVPMVIILSFSTWLSWFFAGKFHAYPKSWITSSMSGFELALQFGISVMVIACPCALGLATPTAVMVGTGVGASQGVLIKGGQALENAHKVNCIVFDKTGTLTVGKPMVVNTRLLTNMLLQDFYILIAATEVNSEHPLAKAIVEYAKNFVEDKENPAWPEARDFISITGHGVKAVVQNREIIVGNKSLILDQNIAIPSDAEDILAKAEALAHTGILVSIDREVAGVLAISDPLKPGAREVITILRSMNIRSIVMTGDNWGTANSIAKEVGIETVIAEAKPEDKAEKVRDFQGSGYTVAMVGDGINDSPALVAADVGMAIGAGTDIAIEAADIVLMKNNLEDVITAIDLSRKTFSRIRLNYVWALGYNLLGIPIAAGALYPFIGLRLPPWIAGAAMAASSVSVVCSSLLLKYYTVPRKLEMHGIKIE; this comes from the exons ATGCAGCGTCCGGGTTCCAGGCCACCGCCTGATCAGGCAAAGGCCATCTTCGCAGTCTTTGGCACTACGTGCTCGGCGGGGGCTGGATCGGTAGAGAATGCCGTCAAGCGGCTGCCGGGAATACGTGAGGCCGTGGTTGATGTTCTTAATAATAGGGCCCAAGTCCTCTACAACCCATGTTCTGTCAAT GAGGATAGAATACGTGAGACAATTGAAAGTTCTGGTTTTCAAGCTAAATTGATCAATGATGACACAAATGAGAGATCCACTCAAATATGCAAAATACACATAAATGGAATGACTTGCACCTCTTGCTCCTCCACTATTGAATCAGCTCTGAAAGCAATTCCAGGAGTACAAAAGGCCCAAGTGGCCTTGGCAACTGAAGAAGCAGAAGTTCATTATAGTCCCAAGTCTGTGAGATATCATAAACTGTTGGAAGCCATAGAAAACACTGGATTTGAAGCCATTCTTATTCGTACTGGGGAAGACATAAGCAAGATTGAGCTTAAAGTTGATGGTGTAGACAATGATCATGAAACAAGAATGATTGAAAAGTCTCTCCAAGAACTCCCAGGGGTTCAAGAGATAGTCACATACCGTGAACTCAACAAAATTTCCATATCCTACAAACCAGATATGACTGGTCCCAGAACTTTCATCAGTGTCATTGAGTCTACTGGGAGTGGACGTGTTAAAGCAAGGATATACCCGAAAGGAGGGGGAAGAGAAGCCCGTagaaagaaggaaattaagcagTATTATAGATTATTTTTATGGAGTTTGGTTTTTACGATTCCAGTATTTCTAACATCCATGGTTTTCATGTACATCCCTGGAATTAGGCATGTATTAGATGCCAAAGTAGTCAACATGTTGACTGTTGGAATGGTTGTGAGGTTGGAGCTATCTACTCCAGTACAGTTTATAATAGGCCGGAGATTCTACATTGGATCCTATAAAGCTTTGCGCCATGGTTCTGCTAATATGGATGTTCTGATCGTCTTGGGAACAAATGCAGCCTACTTCTATTCTGTCTACTCCTTGTTAAGGTCTGCTTATTCTAAAGATTTCAAGGGTACAGATTTCTTTGAGACTAGCTCGATGCTTATCTCATTCATTCTGCTCGGGAAGTACCTGGAGATTTTGGCTAAAGGAAAGACATCAGAGGCCATTGCCAAGCTTATGGACTTGACTCCTGCGACAGTAATATCGTTAACTCTGGACAGTGAAGGAAATGTGGTGAGCGAACAAGAAATTGATGGTCGGTTAGTACAGAAGAATGACGTGATTAAAGTTATCCCAGGTGCCAAAGTAGCTTCGGATGGTTATGTTCTGCGGGGAGAAAGTCACGTAAATGAGAGCATGATAACCGGAGAAGCACGGCCAGTGGCAAAGAGGAAGGGAGACACGGTGATTGGAGGAACTGTGAATGAAAATGGAGTGTTGTACATTAGAGCAACACGAGTAGGATCAGAGAGTGTTCTTTCACAGATTGTTCGACTTGTTGAGTCAGCTCAGATGGCTAAAGCTCCAGTCCAGAAATTTGCTGACCGTGTTTCCAAATACTTTGTGCCCATG GTCATTatactttcattttcaacttGGTTATCCTGGTTTTTTGCTGGAAAGTTCCATGCCTACCCAAAATCTTGGATAACATCTTCCATGAGTGGCTTTGAGCTTGCACTTCAGTTTGGGATCTCTGTCATGGTCATAGCCTGCCCTTGTGCCCTAGGCCTAGCAACTCCAACTGCTGTTATGGTTGGTACTGGAGTTGGCGCTTCACAAGGTGTACTAATTAAAGGAGGCCAAGCTTTAGAAAATGCACATAAG GTGAACTGCATTGTGTTTGATAAGACAGGCACTCTCACGGTTGGGAAACCAATGGTCGTTAACACACGACTGCTGACAAACATGTTGCTTCAAGATTTCTACATTCTCATTGCTGCAACAGAG GTGAACAGTGAGCACCCATTAGCCAAGGCCATAGTGGAGTATGCCAAGAACTTTGTAGAAGATAAAGAGAATCCTGCCTGGCCAGAAGCAAGAGACTTTATCTCCATTACCGGCCATGGAGTGAAAGCTGTTGTTCAAAACAGGGAAATAATTGTGGGAAACAAGAGCTTGATTTTGGACCAGAACATTGCAATTCCATCGGATGCTGAAGATATACTTGCAAAAGCTGAAGCGTTGGCCCATACTGGGATTCTCGTATCTATAGATAGGGAAGTGGCTGGAGTTCTAGCCATATCTGATCCACTTAAACCAGGTGCTCGAGAAGTCATTACCATTCTCAGGTCTATGAACATTAGGAGCATAGTGATGACAGGTGACAATTGGGGTACTGCCAATTCCATTGCCAAGGAAGTTGGAATTGAAACTGTTATTGCAGAAGCCAAACCAGAGGATAAAGCAGAGAAAGTGAGAGATTTTCAG GGTTCAGGCTACACTGTGGCAATGGTGGGAGATGGCATAAACGACTCACCAGCACTTGTGGCCGCAGATGTTGGAATGGCAATTGGAGCTGGCACAGACATTGCAATTGAGGCAGCTGACATTGTTCTCATGAAGAACAACTTGGAGGATGTGATAACTGCCATTGATCTTTCCAGGAAAACTTTCTCACGCATTCGTCTAAACTATGTCTGGGCTTTGGGATATAATCTGCTTGGCATCCCAATTGCTGCTGGGGCCCTTTATCCATTCATTGGACTTCGTTTGCCACCATGGATTGCTGGAGCTGCAATGGCTGCCTCTTCTGTCAGCGTTGTATGCAGCTCCCTCTTGTTGAAGTATTACACGGTACCTCGGAAGCTGGAGATGCATGGAATAAAGATCGAGTAA
- the LOC122281374 gene encoding glutathione S-transferase T1-like, whose translation MKLKVYADRLSQPSRAVIIFCKVNGIDFEEIKVELFKRQQLSAEFKEINPMGKVPAIVDGRLNLFESHAILIYLACAFPGVADHWYPADVSRRAKIHSVLDWHHSNLRQGAASFVLNTLLAPALGLSLNPQAAAEAEKLLSKSLSKIESIWLKGNGRFLLGGFQPSIADLSLVCEIMQLELLSEEDRSRILGPHKKVQQWIQDTRNATRPHFDEAHNILHKVKTKLAVQLSVRANSEMEFSIKRALPSKM comes from the exons atgaagctGAAAGTATATGCCGATCGGCTGTCCCAGCCATCTCGTGCCGTTATTATCTTCTGCAA GGTCAATGGTATAGACTTCGAGGAAATCAAAGTGGAGCTGTTCAAACGCCAGCAATTGTCTGCTGAGTTCAAAG AAATAAACCCTATGGGGAAAGTTCCAGCTATTGTTGATGGAAGACTGAACTTGTTTGAAAG tcaTGCAATTCTTATCTATCTGGCTTGTGCATTTCCTGGAGTCGCAGATCATTG GTATCCGGCTGATGTTTCCAGGAGAGCTAAAATCCACTCGGTATTGGATTGGCATCACTCAAATTTACGCCAGGGTGCAG CCTCATTTGTTCTCAACACCTTACTAGCACCTGCACTTGGACTTTCCTTGAATCCACAAGCAGCTGCTGAAGCTGAGAAACTTTTATCCAAGTCTCTGTCAAAAATAGAGTCCATTTGGCTCAAGGGGAATGGACGCTTCTTACTTGGTGGCTTTCAACCATCCATAGCAGATCTTAGTCTGGTCTGTGAGATTATGCAACTAGAG CTTTTGTCCGAGGAGGATCGCAGTCGTATACTAGGTCCACACAAGAAAGTGCAGCAGTGGATCCAGGATACAAGAAATGCAACAAGACCTCACTTTGATGAAGCGCATAACATCCTCCACAAAGTCAAAACAAAACTCGCGGTGCAGCTGTCAGTGCGAGCAAACAGTGAGATGGAATTTAGCATTAAAAGGGCGTTGCCTTCAAAGATGTGA